A part of Dictyoglomus sp. NZ13-RE01 genomic DNA contains:
- a CDS encoding helicase — protein sequence MIEEGKTIIGDFWNEPVKLEKVEFINDYIRIVGIGVNSKQFVEGLIPKEDLNRIKVIETALDFSSDPEKTFLLIEATRFKYASLFDPLLAMNVSKIEPLPFQIEAVYGYVLKQPRIRFLIADDPGAGKTIMAGLVLKELKLRGLINRILLIVPGHLVDQWKRELKEKFNETFVVVDRNSFNNLFGENPWEREKQIIASMDFAKQKDILTSLSIVHWDLVIVDEAHKLSAYKYGEKTQKTQRYKLGEVLSANSDHLLFLTATPHKGDPENFRLFLDLLMPGFFATKEMIEESLKNKDNPLFIRRLKEDLKNFEGKPIFTRRFPKTIKFQLSDKEKELYNEVTKYVVEQYNKAIEMDRRRNVAFALVLLQRRMASSVYALLRSLERRKNRLEKISKEEELKRVPEEEIDIEEYEDMAEEERMKKEEEWEQITLAKNMDELKKEIKTLERLINKAKEVLQSEEEVKIKELKKAIEEGFKKIKEMDGKPRILIFTEFKDTLEYLVEKIKSWGYKVNFIHGGMNMEKRIEEEKNFKDYTDIMVATEAAGEGINLQFCHIMINYDIPWTPNRLEQRMGRIHRYGQQKDVYIFNLVADDTREGKVLSKLLDKLDEIREKLGSDRIFDVIGEIFKDKNLYQLIVDAVMNAKSMDEILKELDIKPDEKYISEIKEILGESLATRFIDYTRIKEMNEKAKENKLVPEYVEAFFRKAYTNSDIKGKIKDTKKEFIAIEDVFSTPLINFNDDINFQKMYGKLSRSYPKATFDKDIAFRNQDAEFISFGHPLLEALLEWIIRNYQLEAKRGAVFKDPSGKLNGYIWFYIGEIKDAKGEIAGRKIFALYDDGNSVREINPTIIWDLSPEKSNPSEYIVEENKLIGRAIYAVEKYKEEIAQERKRQAEIKRKYGLKSLNYFIDKLNEELAELYDRLDKGEKVDLPIRNKKELLEKYKNAREDLEKEIEQEQNLSMTKPELLTVIKVVPMKDAMVENEEIEKIGMEIAMRYERECGRTPEDVSKENLGYDIRSKDEKTGEVRYIEVKARAEEGDVALTQNEWFKAKNFKDQYYLYIVSNIKTNPVLTIIKNPAINLLPLEEIGVVRYIIPLEEWKNKSEEVWRA from the coding sequence GTGATTGAAGAGGGTAAAACGATTATAGGAGATTTTTGGAATGAACCTGTGAAATTAGAAAAAGTTGAATTTATAAACGATTATATACGTATTGTAGGTATTGGAGTAAATTCTAAACAATTCGTAGAGGGATTAATCCCAAAAGAGGACTTAAATAGGATAAAAGTAATTGAGACCGCATTGGATTTTTCTTCGGACCCTGAGAAAACTTTCCTTTTGATAGAAGCAACGCGCTTTAAATATGCATCTCTTTTTGATCCTCTTCTTGCTATGAATGTATCCAAAATTGAACCCCTACCCTTCCAGATTGAGGCAGTCTATGGCTATGTTTTGAAACAACCTCGTATCAGATTTTTAATTGCGGATGACCCTGGTGCAGGAAAAACCATAATGGCAGGACTTGTTCTAAAAGAGCTAAAGTTAAGAGGACTTATTAATAGAATTCTTTTAATTGTGCCTGGTCATTTAGTAGATCAATGGAAAAGAGAGCTTAAGGAAAAATTTAATGAAACCTTTGTAGTTGTAGACAGAAATAGTTTTAATAATTTGTTCGGTGAAAATCCATGGGAAAGAGAAAAACAAATAATAGCATCTATGGATTTTGCAAAACAAAAAGATATACTCACCTCATTAAGCATAGTCCATTGGGATTTGGTTATCGTGGATGAAGCCCATAAACTCTCAGCATATAAATATGGAGAAAAAACCCAAAAAACTCAACGTTACAAATTAGGAGAGGTCTTATCCGCAAATTCAGATCATCTTCTCTTTTTAACTGCTACACCCCATAAAGGAGATCCAGAAAATTTTAGACTCTTTTTAGATCTTCTCATGCCAGGATTTTTTGCAACAAAAGAGATGATAGAAGAATCCTTAAAGAATAAGGATAATCCCCTTTTTATTAGAAGACTAAAAGAGGATCTTAAGAATTTTGAGGGAAAACCCATATTCACAAGAAGATTTCCAAAAACGATAAAATTTCAGCTTTCAGATAAAGAAAAGGAACTTTATAACGAGGTCACAAAATATGTAGTAGAACAATACAATAAAGCAATTGAAATGGATAGAAGAAGGAATGTTGCCTTTGCCCTTGTACTTCTTCAAAGAAGAATGGCATCAAGTGTCTATGCCCTTTTAAGATCCTTGGAAAGAAGAAAAAACAGATTGGAAAAGATCTCAAAAGAGGAAGAGCTAAAAAGAGTACCAGAGGAAGAAATTGATATAGAAGAATATGAAGATATGGCTGAGGAAGAAAGAATGAAAAAGGAAGAAGAGTGGGAACAAATCACATTGGCAAAAAATATGGATGAGCTAAAAAAGGAAATAAAGACCTTAGAAAGACTTATTAATAAAGCAAAAGAGGTATTGCAATCTGAAGAGGAGGTAAAAATTAAAGAGCTTAAAAAGGCAATTGAAGAAGGCTTTAAGAAAATTAAGGAGATGGATGGAAAACCCAGAATATTAATATTTACTGAATTTAAGGATACTCTTGAATATTTAGTGGAAAAAATAAAGAGCTGGGGATATAAGGTAAACTTCATACATGGCGGAATGAATATGGAAAAAAGAATTGAAGAGGAGAAGAATTTCAAAGACTATACTGATATAATGGTAGCCACAGAAGCTGCAGGAGAAGGAATAAACCTGCAATTTTGCCATATAATGATAAATTATGATATACCTTGGACCCCAAATAGGCTTGAACAGAGAATGGGAAGAATCCATAGATATGGTCAGCAAAAAGATGTTTATATTTTTAATCTTGTGGCGGATGATACAAGAGAAGGAAAGGTGCTTTCTAAATTACTTGATAAATTAGATGAGATAAGAGAAAAGCTTGGAAGTGACAGGATCTTTGATGTAATTGGTGAGATATTTAAAGATAAAAATCTATACCAACTTATAGTTGATGCAGTGATGAATGCTAAAAGTATGGATGAAATCTTAAAGGAATTAGATATAAAACCTGATGAGAAATATATCTCTGAAATAAAAGAGATCTTGGGAGAAAGCCTTGCCACAAGATTTATTGATTACACAAGGATAAAAGAAATGAATGAAAAGGCAAAAGAAAATAAACTTGTACCTGAATATGTTGAAGCTTTCTTTAGAAAGGCATACACAAATTCGGATATTAAAGGGAAAATTAAAGATACTAAGAAAGAGTTTATAGCCATTGAAGATGTATTTTCAACCCCTCTTATAAATTTTAATGACGATATTAATTTTCAAAAAATGTATGGTAAATTAAGTAGAAGCTATCCAAAAGCAACCTTTGATAAAGATATAGCCTTTAGAAATCAAGATGCAGAGTTTATCTCCTTTGGACATCCATTATTAGAAGCTTTATTAGAATGGATTATTAGGAATTACCAATTGGAGGCTAAAAGAGGAGCAGTATTCAAAGATCCATCTGGAAAACTAAATGGATACATCTGGTTTTACATAGGAGAGATAAAAGATGCAAAAGGGGAGATTGCAGGAAGAAAAATATTTGCCCTTTATGATGATGGAAATAGTGTAAGAGAAATAAATCCTACTATTATTTGGGATTTGTCACCTGAAAAATCAAACCCTTCTGAATATATAGTAGAGGAGAATAAATTAATAGGTCGTGCTATTTATGCAGTAGAAAAATATAAAGAGGAGATAGCTCAGGAGAGAAAAAGACAGGCAGAAATAAAAAGGAAATATGGTTTAAAATCACTTAATTATTTTATTGATAAATTAAACGAAGAATTAGCAGAACTTTACGATAGACTTGATAAGGGAGAAAAAGTAGATTTACCTATAAGAAATAAAAAAGAACTTTTGGAAAAATATAAAAATGCAAGAGAGGATTTAGAAAAAGAGATAGAACAGGAACAAAATTTATCTATGACAAAACCGGAGCTTTTAACAGTGATAAAGGTGGTGCCAATGAAAGATGCAATGGTAGAAAATGAAGAGATTGAAAAAATTGGGATGGAGATAGCTATGAGATATGAAAGGGAATGTGGTAGAACTCCTGAAGATGTGTCAAAGGAAAATCTTGGATATGATATAAGATCAAAGGATGAAAAGACAGGAGAAGTAAGATACATAGAGGTTAAGGCAAGAGCTGAAGAGGGAGACGTAGCCCTAACTCAAAACGAATGGTTTAAAGCAAAAAATTTCAAAGACCAATATTATTTATATATAGTATCTAATATAAAAACAAATCCTGTTTTAACAATCATTAAAAATCCTGCCATAAATCTTTTACCACTGGAAGAAATTGGTGTGGTAAGATATATTATACCCTTGGAAGAATGGAAAAATAAATCGGAAGAGGTATGGAGAGCATGA